A DNA window from Undibacterium sp. YM2 contains the following coding sequences:
- a CDS encoding ABC transporter substrate-binding protein encodes MAMANAQAETGVTDRKILLGQSAAFSGPAAQLGLQLNSGAKTYFDQVNAAGGVYGRKIEIIQKDDKYEADLAAANTKALIENDGVFALFGYVGTATSNAALPIFTQAKVPFFAPYTGAQSLREPLNRQIFNIRASYNDETEYLVDRLANLGTKNIAVFYQNDAYGKAGLAGVEQAMKKRNLRIAEMATGERNSSDVSAAVAKLLPKRPDAIIQISTYAASSALVKEMHKAAYTGMFYNVSFVGSQALADTLDKDGVGVVISQVVPFPWSPSIPVVAEYTKSMEKAGNKNLNFSSFEGYLAAKVFVEGLKRAGSGLTREKLVSALESINRSSYDAGGFDVSFSPSNHNGSKYVDMTVISKDKKFRN; translated from the coding sequence ATGGCGATGGCAAATGCCCAAGCCGAAACCGGTGTCACAGATAGAAAAATTTTATTGGGGCAGTCAGCTGCATTTTCGGGCCCGGCAGCACAACTTGGCTTGCAGCTCAATTCAGGTGCCAAGACTTATTTTGATCAGGTCAATGCTGCTGGCGGTGTATATGGCCGCAAGATTGAAATCATACAAAAAGATGATAAGTATGAGGCAGATCTGGCGGCTGCCAATACCAAAGCCCTGATTGAAAATGATGGTGTATTTGCTTTATTTGGCTATGTAGGTACAGCCACCAGTAATGCAGCCTTACCCATTTTCACGCAAGCAAAAGTCCCTTTCTTTGCGCCTTATACTGGCGCTCAATCCCTGAGAGAACCTCTCAACCGTCAGATTTTCAATATCCGGGCAAGTTATAACGACGAGACTGAATATCTGGTCGATCGCCTGGCCAATCTGGGAACAAAAAATATCGCCGTCTTTTATCAGAACGATGCCTATGGCAAGGCAGGTCTGGCTGGTGTGGAGCAGGCGATGAAGAAAAGAAATTTGCGTATAGCCGAGATGGCGACAGGAGAAAGAAATAGCTCTGATGTATCAGCTGCCGTTGCCAAGCTCTTGCCAAAACGGCCTGATGCCATCATACAGATCAGCACCTATGCAGCCAGTAGTGCGTTGGTCAAGGAAATGCATAAGGCTGCCTATACTGGTATGTTCTACAATGTTTCTTTTGTCGGTAGCCAGGCCTTGGCAGATACGCTGGATAAAGATGGCGTCGGTGTCGTGATTTCACAGGTGGTTCCATTTCCATGGTCACCATCGATACCTGTGGTTGCCGAATACACGAAAAGCATGGAAAAGGCCGGAAATAAAAATCTGAACTTCTCCAGCTTCGAAGGTTATCTGGCTGCCAAAGTGTTTGTGGAAGGTTTGAAGCGCGCCGGATCAGGTCTCACTAGGGAAAAGCTGGTGTCTGCACTGGAAAGTATCAACCGCAGCAGCTATGACGCCGGTGGTTTTGATGTGAGTTTTTCGCCCTCGAATCATAACGGTTCAAAATATGTTGATATGACCGTTATTTCGAAGGACAAGAAGTTCCGCAATTAA
- the trxB gene encoding thioredoxin-disulfide reductase, producing the protein MSTPKHARVLILGSGPAGYSAAVYAARANLKPVLITGVEQGGQLMTTTDVENWPADPMGVQGPELMQRFLQHAERFNTEIIFDYIHTAKLDEKPIRLIGDQAQYTCDSLIIATGASAQYLGLPSEQAFMGKGVSACATCDGFFYRGKEVAVVGGGNTAVEEALYLSNIASKVTVIHRRDKFRAEAILIDRLMAKVAEGKIEVKWNHTLDEVIGDDSGVTGINVKAADGTITPITLHGVFIAIGHKPNTSIFDGQLDMKNGYIKTRTGTEGMATATNVPGVFAAGDVQDHIYRQAITSAGTGCMAALDAQRYLEE; encoded by the coding sequence ATGTCCACACCCAAACATGCCCGCGTATTAATTCTTGGCTCTGGCCCCGCAGGTTATTCAGCCGCTGTGTATGCTGCCCGCGCCAATCTGAAACCTGTACTGATCACCGGTGTAGAACAAGGCGGCCAGTTGATGACTACCACCGATGTAGAGAACTGGCCAGCCGACCCCATGGGCGTACAAGGCCCGGAACTGATGCAGCGTTTCTTGCAACACGCCGAGCGTTTTAATACAGAAATCATTTTTGATTACATCCACACCGCCAAGCTCGATGAAAAACCGATACGCCTGATCGGCGACCAGGCGCAATACACTTGCGACTCCCTGATCATCGCTACCGGTGCGTCTGCGCAATACCTGGGCCTGCCATCTGAACAAGCCTTCATGGGCAAAGGCGTGTCTGCCTGTGCAACTTGCGATGGTTTCTTTTACCGCGGCAAGGAAGTGGCCGTCGTTGGTGGTGGCAATACCGCTGTTGAAGAAGCCCTGTATTTGTCGAATATCGCCAGCAAGGTCACCGTCATCCATCGTCGCGACAAGTTCCGCGCCGAAGCAATCTTGATAGACCGCTTGATGGCTAAAGTTGCTGAAGGCAAGATCGAAGTCAAATGGAACCATACGCTGGATGAAGTCATCGGTGATGACTCTGGTGTGACTGGCATCAATGTCAAGGCTGCTGATGGGACAATTACCCCTATCACCCTGCATGGCGTGTTCATCGCGATTGGTCACAAACCAAATACCAGCATCTTTGATGGCCAGCTTGATATGAAGAATGGCTATATCAAAACCCGTACCGGTACTGAGGGCATGGCAACAGCGACCAATGTACCAGGTGTGTTTGCTGCCGGTGACGTGCAGGATCATATTTATCGCCAGGCAATTACCAGTGCGGGTACAGGTTGCATGGCAGCTCTGGATGCACAGCGGTACCTGGAAGAATAA
- the lolA gene encoding outer membrane lipoprotein chaperone LolA, with protein MMARLVAGAFALAMIPAWASATAVEQFKSFVTNNKSAKGEFTQQQVKMVDGNPKISKTATGNFVFARPGKFIWSYVKPYEQLLQADGEKLYIYDKDLNQVTIRPLGNSLGSSPAAILFGSAGAADLDKNFNFKEVGAKQGLEWLEATPKAKDSQFETIGIGMKDGVPVALELHDNFGQFSTLTLKNLEKNPALKPEQFKFVVPAGADVFRQ; from the coding sequence ATGATGGCAAGACTGGTGGCGGGTGCCTTTGCACTTGCCATGATACCTGCATGGGCATCTGCCACTGCGGTTGAACAGTTCAAATCCTTCGTGACGAATAATAAAAGCGCCAAAGGTGAATTTACACAGCAGCAAGTCAAAATGGTTGATGGCAATCCCAAGATCAGCAAGACTGCAACAGGCAATTTTGTGTTCGCCCGTCCGGGCAAGTTCATCTGGTCTTATGTGAAGCCGTATGAACAACTCTTGCAGGCAGATGGTGAAAAGCTGTACATCTACGATAAAGACTTGAATCAGGTCACGATTCGTCCCCTCGGCAATTCACTGGGTTCCAGTCCCGCAGCCATTTTGTTTGGCAGCGCTGGCGCGGCTGATCTGGACAAGAATTTCAATTTCAAAGAGGTCGGTGCCAAGCAGGGTCTGGAATGGCTGGAAGCTACCCCCAAAGCCAAGGATTCACAGTTTGAGACCATAGGCATAGGTATGAAAGACGGCGTGCCAGTGGCCTTGGAGTTGCACGACAATTTTGGTCAGTTTTCTACCCTGACCCTGAAGAATCTGGAAAAAAATCCTGCGCTGAAGCCTGAGCAATTCAAGTTCGTCGTGCCTGCTGGTGCAGATGTATTTAGACAGTAG
- a CDS encoding replication-associated recombination protein A, whose product MNMLHNNPRKKPAPLAERMRPATLDDVIGQQHILGEGKPLRVAFQSGEPHSMILWGPPGVGKTTLARLMADAFHCEFIALSAVLSGIKDIREAVERAQILQATSHRRTILFVDEVHRFNKSQQDAFLPHVESGLFTFIGATTENPSFEVNSALLSRASVYVLKSLTDEDLQAMVVRACERELDGLTLTPEAMASLVSSADGDGRKLLNNLDIVAHAAVAKHLDTVDQGLLGECLGDALRRFDKGGDAFYDQISALHKSVRGSNPDAALYWLVRMLDGGADPRYMARRIVRMASEDIGLADPRALRICLDAAETYERLGSPEGELALAEAVIYLACAAKSNAVYKAYNAVRAMIAKDKSRIVPEHLRNAPTKLMKELGYGKLYRYAHDEPDAYAAGETYLPEGLENESWYHPVPRGLEIKIAEKLAYLRSMDDQAK is encoded by the coding sequence ATGAATATGTTGCATAATAATCCGCGCAAAAAGCCTGCCCCATTGGCTGAGCGCATGCGCCCGGCTACGCTGGATGATGTCATCGGCCAGCAGCATATCCTGGGCGAGGGCAAGCCCTTGCGTGTAGCTTTTCAGTCTGGTGAACCACATTCGATGATCTTATGGGGGCCACCAGGCGTGGGCAAGACCACACTGGCGCGCCTGATGGCAGATGCCTTTCATTGCGAGTTCATTGCCTTGTCGGCAGTCTTGTCTGGTATCAAGGATATACGCGAGGCAGTAGAGCGCGCGCAGATATTGCAGGCGACTTCCCATCGACGCACCATATTGTTTGTTGATGAAGTCCATCGCTTCAACAAAAGCCAGCAAGATGCCTTCTTGCCGCACGTAGAAAGTGGCTTGTTCACGTTCATCGGTGCGACGACAGAGAATCCTTCGTTTGAAGTCAATAGCGCCTTATTGTCACGTGCCTCAGTGTATGTGTTGAAGTCACTGACGGATGAAGACCTGCAAGCCATGGTAGTACGCGCCTGTGAGCGTGAACTCGATGGTTTGACGCTGACGCCAGAAGCCATGGCCAGCCTGGTCTCCAGTGCTGACGGCGATGGTCGCAAGTTGCTGAATAATCTCGATATTGTTGCCCATGCAGCAGTCGCCAAGCATCTCGACACGGTAGACCAGGGATTGCTGGGCGAATGCCTGGGCGATGCCTTGCGCCGCTTTGATAAGGGGGGCGATGCCTTCTATGACCAGATTTCTGCCCTGCATAAATCGGTACGTGGCTCCAACCCTGATGCCGCCTTGTATTGGCTGGTACGCATGCTTGATGGCGGTGCCGACCCGCGCTACATGGCCAGACGCATAGTCCGCATGGCGTCTGAAGATATAGGCCTGGCCGACCCACGCGCCTTGCGGATATGTCTCGATGCGGCAGAAACCTATGAAAGACTGGGCTCGCCAGAAGGCGAACTGGCCCTGGCAGAAGCGGTAATCTACTTGGCTTGTGCAGCCAAATCAAATGCGGTTTACAAAGCCTATAACGCCGTGCGCGCCATGATCGCCAAAGACAAGTCCCGCATCGTGCCCGAGCATTTGCGCAATGCACCCACCAAACTCATGAAAGAACTGGGCTATGGCAAATTGTATCGCTATGCCCACGATGAGCCAGATGCCTATGCCGCAGGCGAAACCTATCTGCCTGAAGGCCTGGAAAATGAATCCTGGTATCACCCAGTGCCACGCGGGCTGGAAATCAAGATAGCAGAAAAACTCGCGTATTTGCGTAGCATGGATGATCAGGCCAAGTAA